The following are from one region of the Longimicrobium sp. genome:
- a CDS encoding asparaginase: MTEAVSVVEVVRNAVPESWHRVHVAVVDARGMLRASTGDPELCTFFRSSSKPIQALALVDDGAAERFGITPAELALCCGSHAGSARHVAAAESILLKAGCTAEALACGAHPPFDDHTRHELEEAGLAPGRLHNNCSGKHAGMLLLARAHGWETDGYQRVGHPVQGRMLAEVARWAQVPQEAVGLGTDGCGVVTFALPLRHMALAYAGFAAAARAGEPGPSRIVEAMTAHPEMVAGEGRICTELTRVAGGRVFAKIGAEGVYCVGVPGAELGIALKVEDGAQRAAGPAIIAVLRELDLISEDDLGRLHTFVFPEVVNTRGETVGQLRPRIHLATPDA, encoded by the coding sequence ATGACGGAAGCGGTGAGCGTGGTGGAGGTGGTGAGGAACGCGGTGCCGGAGAGCTGGCACCGCGTGCACGTGGCGGTGGTCGATGCGCGGGGGATGCTTCGCGCGTCCACCGGCGACCCGGAGCTGTGCACCTTCTTCCGCTCCTCGTCCAAGCCGATCCAGGCGCTCGCGCTGGTGGACGACGGCGCCGCCGAGCGCTTCGGCATCACCCCCGCGGAGCTGGCGCTCTGCTGCGGTTCGCACGCGGGGAGCGCGCGCCACGTGGCCGCCGCCGAGTCGATCCTGCTCAAGGCCGGGTGCACGGCCGAGGCGCTGGCGTGCGGGGCCCATCCGCCATTCGACGACCACACGCGGCACGAGCTGGAGGAGGCGGGTCTGGCACCGGGGCGGCTTCACAACAACTGCTCGGGGAAGCACGCGGGGATGCTCCTCCTGGCCCGCGCCCACGGCTGGGAGACGGACGGCTACCAGCGCGTGGGGCACCCCGTGCAGGGCCGCATGCTGGCCGAGGTGGCGCGCTGGGCGCAGGTGCCGCAGGAGGCGGTGGGGCTGGGGACGGACGGGTGCGGCGTGGTGACGTTCGCCCTGCCGCTGCGCCACATGGCGCTGGCGTACGCCGGCTTCGCGGCGGCGGCGCGCGCGGGCGAGCCCGGCCCCTCGCGCATCGTGGAGGCGATGACGGCGCACCCGGAGATGGTGGCCGGCGAGGGGCGCATCTGCACCGAGCTGACGCGCGTGGCGGGCGGCCGCGTCTTCGCCAAGATCGGCGCGGAGGGCGTCTACTGCGTCGGTGTACCCGGCGCGGAGCTGGGGATCGCGCTCAAGGTGGAGGATGGAGCCCAGCGCGCGGCCGGCCCCGCCATCATCGCCGTGCTGCGCGAGCTGGACCTGATCTCGGAGGACGACCTGGGGCGTCTGCACACCTTCGTCTTCCCCGAGGTGGTGAACACGCGCGGCGAGACGGTGGGCCAGCTCCGCCCCCGCATCCACCTCGCCACGCCGGATGCCTGA
- a CDS encoding carboxymuconolactone decarboxylase family protein produces the protein MPDAALLRLAASLGTRDSAAIRAAMEGALDADPVAVEEVLLQSHLFVGFPDALNALGLWREVSGRPASPSLGEDAREWDARGKAVCAAVYGSNYEKLRANVRSLHPDVDGWMVTGGYGRVIGRPGLDLVTRELCIAALLAVWNVPRQLHSHLRGSLNAGATAEQVDEAVEAACAFLDDDRAEEVRALWGAIRRPSPPGPLSR, from the coding sequence ATGCCTGACGCCGCCCTGCTGCGCCTGGCCGCATCGCTCGGCACGCGCGACTCCGCCGCCATCCGCGCGGCGATGGAGGGCGCTCTGGATGCCGATCCCGTCGCGGTCGAGGAGGTCCTCCTCCAGTCGCACCTCTTCGTCGGCTTTCCAGACGCGCTGAACGCGCTGGGGCTGTGGCGCGAGGTCAGCGGCCGCCCCGCATCCCCGTCGCTCGGCGAGGACGCGCGGGAGTGGGACGCGCGCGGAAAGGCGGTGTGCGCCGCCGTCTACGGCTCGAACTACGAGAAGCTGCGCGCCAACGTCCGCTCGCTGCACCCGGACGTGGACGGCTGGATGGTGACCGGCGGCTACGGACGCGTGATTGGCCGCCCGGGGCTGGACCTGGTGACGCGCGAGCTGTGCATCGCCGCGCTGCTGGCGGTGTGGAACGTGCCGCGCCAGCTCCACTCGCACCTGCGCGGCTCCCTCAACGCCGGCGCGACCGCCGAGCAGGTGGACGAAGCCGTCGAGGCGGCGTGCGCGTTTCTCGATGACGACCGCGCGGAAGAGGTCCGCGCGCTGTGGGGCGCGATCCGGCGGCCCTCACCCCCCGGCCCCCTCTCCCGATGA
- the obgE gene encoding GTPase ObgE, protein MFLDHATIQVKAGDGGGGEVSFRRETGVPHGGPNGGNGGKGGDIILRADPQLTTLMDYRYQQHYKAQPGARGQGYDRTGRDGEPLILRVPLGTVVKDDETEELLGELLTPGDEVVVAKGGRGGRGNAAFATATNQAPRRADPGAEGDERRIVLELKLIADVGLVGEPNAGKSTFLSAVSAATPKIADYPFTTLTPNLGVVTLSDHRSFVVADIPGIIEGAHEGKGLGHQFLRHIERTRTLAILIPADALEPQTEYDRLREELSRYSEELAAKQHCVVFSKADLLPPEWEQPRVDAPEAWGQFVISSVARRGLDALLEGLWTHAARVVAEEIAAGEEPEPWRP, encoded by the coding sequence TTGTTTTTAGATCACGCGACGATCCAGGTAAAGGCCGGCGACGGCGGTGGCGGCGAGGTGTCGTTCCGGCGCGAGACGGGGGTGCCGCACGGCGGGCCCAACGGCGGCAACGGCGGCAAGGGCGGCGACATCATCCTGCGGGCCGATCCGCAGCTCACCACGTTGATGGACTACCGCTACCAGCAGCACTACAAGGCGCAGCCCGGCGCGCGCGGCCAGGGCTACGACCGCACAGGGCGCGACGGCGAGCCGCTCATCCTGCGCGTGCCCCTGGGCACCGTGGTCAAGGATGACGAGACGGAGGAGCTGCTGGGCGAGCTGCTGACCCCCGGCGACGAGGTGGTGGTGGCGAAGGGCGGCCGCGGCGGGCGAGGCAACGCGGCCTTCGCGACGGCCACCAACCAGGCGCCCCGCCGCGCCGATCCGGGCGCGGAGGGCGACGAGCGCCGAATCGTGCTCGAGCTGAAGCTGATCGCCGACGTGGGGCTGGTGGGGGAGCCGAACGCGGGGAAGTCGACCTTCCTCTCCGCCGTCTCGGCCGCTACGCCGAAGATCGCGGACTACCCGTTCACCACGCTCACCCCCAACCTGGGCGTGGTGACGCTGAGCGACCACCGCTCGTTCGTCGTCGCGGACATCCCGGGGATCATCGAGGGGGCGCACGAGGGGAAGGGGCTGGGGCACCAGTTCCTGCGCCACATCGAGCGCACCCGCACGCTGGCGATCCTGATCCCCGCCGACGCGCTGGAGCCGCAGACGGAGTACGACCGCCTCCGCGAGGAGCTCTCGCGATATTCGGAGGAGCTCGCCGCAAAGCAGCACTGCGTCGTCTTCAGCAAGGCCGACCTGCTTCCGCCCGAGTGGGAGCAGCCGCGGGTGGATGCGCCCGAGGCGTGGGGGCAGTTCGTGATCTCGTCCGTCGCGCGTCGCGGGTTGGATGCGCTTCTCGAAGGGTTGTGGACGCACGCCGCGCGCGTGGTGGCCGAAGAAATCGCCGCGGGCGAAGAGCCCGAGCCCTGGCGCCCCTGA
- the dprA gene encoding DNA-processing protein DprA has translation MPLDPAALEPLLRLAVVPRIGPGRIGTLLARFGTAERALNASVTAIAALPGFGAEMARRVAEAGTPAGRERARYAQQLMDRVGAVAITLDDAAYPAAFRLLPDAPFLLFASGRLDLLGTAGIGVVGTRAPTPYGRQAASSLAADLVRAGYAIISGMAKGIDAAAHAAALDAGGATVGVLGQGIDRVYPPENHRLFGRMRERGLLVTELAPGEDPNAGNFPRRNRLIAALSDGVLVVEMGERSGARHTVEYTLELGREVFAVPGPIGSAASAGTNQLLKEGARLVTSAHDILEELRGVGHATPVAPPPAPPPDLPPQEAAVFALLHGEPRHVDELATAAALPTGALLTALLSLELRDLAESLPGKQFRRR, from the coding sequence ATGCCGCTCGATCCCGCCGCGCTGGAGCCGCTCCTCCGGCTGGCCGTGGTCCCGCGCATCGGGCCCGGCCGCATCGGCACCCTCCTGGCCCGCTTCGGCACGGCGGAGCGCGCGCTGAACGCATCCGTCACGGCCATCGCGGCGCTCCCCGGCTTCGGCGCGGAGATGGCGCGCCGCGTGGCGGAGGCGGGGACGCCGGCGGGGCGCGAGCGGGCCCGCTACGCGCAGCAGCTGATGGACCGCGTCGGCGCCGTCGCCATCACGCTGGACGACGCCGCTTACCCGGCCGCCTTCCGCCTCCTTCCCGATGCGCCGTTCCTGTTGTTCGCCAGCGGCCGGCTGGATCTGCTGGGAACGGCCGGGATCGGCGTGGTCGGCACCCGCGCGCCCACGCCGTACGGGCGCCAGGCCGCCTCGTCGCTGGCGGCGGACCTGGTGCGCGCCGGCTACGCCATCATCAGCGGGATGGCGAAGGGGATCGACGCCGCCGCGCACGCCGCCGCCCTCGACGCGGGCGGGGCGACGGTAGGCGTGCTGGGGCAGGGGATCGACCGCGTCTATCCGCCCGAGAACCACCGCCTCTTCGGCCGCATGCGCGAGCGCGGCCTCCTCGTCACCGAGCTCGCTCCCGGCGAGGACCCCAACGCCGGCAACTTCCCCCGCCGGAACCGCCTCATCGCGGCGCTCAGCGACGGCGTGCTCGTGGTGGAGATGGGCGAGCGGAGCGGCGCGCGACACACGGTGGAGTACACGCTGGAGCTGGGGCGCGAGGTCTTCGCCGTCCCGGGCCCCATCGGCTCGGCGGCGAGCGCGGGCACCAACCAGCTCCTCAAGGAAGGCGCCCGCCTCGTCACCTCCGCGCACGACATCCTCGAAGAGCTGCGCGGCGTCGGTCACGCCACCCCCGTTGCTCCACCTCCCGCGCCGCCCCCCGATCTCCCGCCGCAGGAGGCGGCCGTCTTCGCCCTCCTCCACGGTGAGCCCCGCCACGTCGACGAGCTCGCCACCGCCGCCGCGCTCCCGACCGGCGCCCTACTGACAGCGCTCCTCTCCCTCGAGCTGCGAGACCTCGCGGAATCGCTCCCCGGCAAGCAGTTCCGCCGCCGCTGA
- the hemW gene encoding radical SAM family heme chaperone HemW, protein MPSGPSAPRALYVHVPFCVRRCSYCDFAVQATREAPTAEWLDAVVGEMRLLADERGWTEPLALDTVYVGGGTPSLLAPAAMAELRERLAPFATWSDAAEWTCEANPESFTAATAADWRASGVNRISLGAQTFHEPALRWMGRMHGVEGPRRAMDAAREAGFGNVSVDLIFGLPQRLGRDWGADLHHALTLEPEHVSLYGLTAEAAAPLGRWVLEGRETLADDDRYADEYLLAHRHLTAAGFRHYEVSNFGLPGRESRHNGVYWTGAPYAALGPGAHAFYPPLRRWNVRSWDTYRDSIAAGRLPVDDEETVDDETRALEGAWLGLRTDTGYPLADACDAELRLADAWRARGLAHADEAVLRLTAEGWLLLDRLAVELAEAAEGRAVLAG, encoded by the coding sequence TTGCCGTCTGGCCCGTCCGCGCCGCGTGCGCTGTACGTCCACGTCCCGTTCTGCGTGCGCCGCTGCTCGTACTGCGACTTCGCCGTGCAGGCCACGCGCGAGGCGCCCACGGCCGAGTGGCTCGACGCCGTCGTGGGCGAGATGCGCCTGCTGGCGGACGAGCGCGGGTGGACGGAGCCGCTCGCGCTGGACACGGTCTACGTCGGCGGCGGCACCCCGTCGCTCCTCGCGCCCGCAGCGATGGCGGAGCTGCGCGAGCGGCTGGCGCCCTTTGCCACCTGGAGCGACGCGGCGGAGTGGACGTGCGAGGCGAACCCGGAGAGCTTCACCGCGGCCACCGCCGCCGACTGGCGCGCCTCCGGCGTCAACCGCATCTCGCTGGGCGCGCAGACCTTTCACGAGCCCGCGCTGCGCTGGATGGGGCGGATGCACGGCGTGGAAGGCCCGCGGCGAGCGATGGACGCCGCGCGCGAGGCGGGCTTCGGCAACGTGAGCGTGGACCTGATCTTCGGCCTTCCGCAGCGCCTCGGCCGCGACTGGGGCGCCGACCTGCACCACGCCCTCACGCTGGAGCCGGAGCACGTCTCCCTCTACGGCCTCACCGCCGAGGCCGCCGCGCCGCTCGGCCGCTGGGTCCTGGAAGGCCGCGAGACGCTCGCCGACGACGACCGCTACGCGGACGAGTACCTCCTGGCGCACCGCCACCTGACCGCGGCCGGCTTCCGCCACTACGAGGTCTCCAACTTCGGCCTCCCGGGCCGGGAGTCGCGCCACAACGGCGTCTACTGGACGGGCGCGCCCTACGCCGCCCTCGGGCCCGGCGCGCACGCCTTCTACCCGCCGCTGCGCCGCTGGAACGTGCGAAGCTGGGACACCTATCGCGACTCCATCGCCGCCGGCCGCCTCCCGGTCGACGACGAGGAGACGGTGGATGACGAAACGCGCGCGCTGGAAGGAGCGTGGCTCGGTCTTCGCACGGACACCGGCTACCCGCTGGCCGACGCCTGCGACGCCGAGCTCCGCCTTGCGGATGCGTGGCGCGCGCGGGGGCTGGCGCACGCGGATGAAGCCGTGTTGCGGCTGACGGCGGAGGGGTGGCTGCTGCTGGACCGGCTGGCCGTGGAGCTGGCCGAAGCGGCGGAGGGGAGGGCGGTGTTGGCGGGATGA
- the hrcA gene encoding heat-inducible transcriptional repressor HrcA translates to MTEQPLSEREHEVLEAVIRTYVETAEPAGSRMVARRFGLGISPATVRNTMSDLEEKGYLFHPHTSAGRVPTDLAYRLYVDVLMCRTPLTSGEELAIRRELAAGAGEGAAIEQLVRRAAQVVGLLTQELGVAMAPRLDEAVLERLDLVPLGEAKVLLVLRLRAAGVRTIYVDVPTLIAPTTLESVGRVLNERLGGLTLGQIRATLPERLRDTVSTGRGEAELLNVFMQQADEWFAAPAHGDADLHLGRASVLADQPEFASGDRLRALMELTERRDLLKRVVGTRAAGGLNVTIGVEHDDPALSNFTLVTSEYRSGDLKGVIGVIGPTRMPYERVVALVDTTSTLISELLG, encoded by the coding sequence ATGACCGAGCAGCCGCTCAGCGAGCGCGAGCACGAGGTACTGGAGGCGGTCATCCGCACGTACGTGGAGACCGCCGAGCCCGCCGGGAGCCGCATGGTGGCCCGGCGCTTCGGGCTGGGGATCTCCCCGGCCACGGTGCGCAACACCATGAGCGACCTGGAGGAGAAGGGCTACCTCTTCCACCCGCACACCTCCGCCGGCCGCGTCCCCACCGACCTGGCCTACCGGCTGTACGTGGACGTCCTCATGTGCCGTACCCCCCTCACCTCCGGCGAGGAGCTCGCCATCCGGCGCGAGCTGGCGGCCGGGGCGGGGGAGGGCGCGGCCATCGAGCAGCTCGTGCGCAGGGCGGCGCAGGTGGTAGGGCTGCTCACGCAGGAGCTGGGGGTGGCGATGGCGCCGCGGCTGGACGAGGCCGTGCTGGAGCGGCTCGACCTGGTGCCGCTCGGCGAGGCCAAGGTGCTCCTGGTGCTGCGCCTGCGCGCAGCGGGGGTGCGCACCATCTACGTGGACGTGCCCACCCTCATCGCCCCCACCACGCTGGAGTCGGTTGGGCGGGTGCTGAACGAGCGGCTGGGCGGCCTCACGCTGGGGCAGATCCGCGCCACCCTCCCCGAGCGGCTGCGCGACACCGTGTCCACCGGCCGCGGCGAAGCGGAGCTGCTCAACGTCTTCATGCAGCAGGCCGACGAGTGGTTCGCGGCGCCCGCGCACGGCGACGCGGATCTGCACCTGGGTCGCGCTTCGGTGCTGGCGGACCAGCCGGAGTTCGCCAGCGGCGACCGGCTGCGCGCCCTCATGGAGCTCACCGAGCGGCGCGACCTCCTCAAGCGGGTGGTGGGGACTCGCGCGGCCGGCGGCCTCAACGTCACCATCGGCGTGGAGCACGACGACCCGGCGCTCTCCAACTTCACCCTGGTGACTTCCGAGTACCGCTCCGGCGACCTCAAGGGCGTCATCGGGGTGATCGGGCCCACCCGGATGCCGTACGAGCGCGTTGTGGCGCTGGTGGACACCACTTCGACGCTGATTTCGGAACTTCTCGGCTGA
- the dnaJ gene encoding molecular chaperone DnaJ, with amino-acid sequence MRDYYEILAVERTADGEAIKKAYRKLALQYHPDRNGGDKEAEEKFKEATEAYEVLRDADKRAAYDRFGHAGVKGRAGGGGGQQYGGFGFEDALNIFMRDFGGFGGLEDLFGGGAGRGRGGAQRGKDLQIKLTVSLPEVASGVKKTVKIRALDACSKCTGAGSEDPSGPATCPGCQGAGQVRRVQRSVFGQFVSASVCPQCQGAGQIIKNPCKKCGGDGRERGEQTLEIQIPAGVSTNNYLTLRGQGNAGPRNGPRGDVIAVIEVEEDPRFEREDTDLVFDLPLSFSAAALGQEVDVPTVYGDERVRIPAGTQSGDVLTLRGKGLPQLGGGPKGDQHVRIHVWTPTELSAEQEELFRRLAELEGPVPTGDRPSGFWSRVKDVFAA; translated from the coding sequence ATGAGAGACTACTACGAGATTCTTGCGGTGGAGCGTACCGCGGATGGCGAAGCGATCAAGAAGGCGTACCGCAAGCTCGCCCTCCAGTACCACCCCGACCGCAACGGCGGGGACAAGGAGGCCGAGGAGAAGTTCAAGGAGGCCACCGAGGCGTACGAGGTGCTCCGCGACGCCGACAAGCGCGCCGCCTACGACCGCTTCGGCCACGCGGGCGTCAAGGGTCGCGCGGGTGGCGGCGGGGGGCAGCAGTACGGCGGCTTCGGCTTCGAGGACGCGCTCAACATCTTCATGCGTGACTTCGGCGGCTTCGGGGGGCTGGAGGACCTGTTCGGCGGCGGTGCGGGGCGCGGGCGCGGCGGGGCACAGCGCGGCAAGGACCTGCAGATCAAGCTGACCGTGTCCCTGCCCGAGGTGGCGTCGGGGGTCAAGAAGACGGTCAAGATCCGCGCGCTCGACGCCTGCTCCAAGTGCACCGGCGCGGGCTCCGAAGACCCGTCCGGCCCCGCCACCTGCCCCGGATGCCAGGGGGCGGGGCAGGTGCGCCGGGTGCAGCGCAGCGTCTTCGGCCAGTTCGTCAGCGCCAGCGTCTGCCCGCAGTGCCAGGGCGCGGGGCAGATCATCAAGAACCCGTGCAAGAAGTGCGGGGGCGACGGCCGCGAGCGCGGCGAGCAGACGCTGGAGATCCAGATTCCGGCCGGCGTCAGCACCAATAACTACCTGACGCTCCGCGGGCAGGGGAACGCGGGCCCGCGCAACGGTCCGCGCGGCGACGTGATCGCGGTGATCGAGGTGGAGGAAGATCCACGCTTCGAGCGCGAGGACACCGATCTCGTCTTCGACCTCCCGCTCTCCTTCAGCGCCGCGGCGCTGGGGCAGGAGGTGGACGTCCCCACGGTGTACGGCGACGAGCGCGTGCGCATCCCCGCCGGCACGCAGAGCGGCGACGTGCTCACGCTGCGCGGCAAGGGCCTCCCGCAGCTCGGCGGCGGCCCCAAGGGCGACCAGCACGTCCGCATCCACGTATGGACGCCCACCGAGCTTTCCGCCGAGCAGGAGGAGCTCTTCCGCCGCCTCGCCGAGCTGGAGGGCCCCGTGCCGACCGGCGACCGGCCGAGCGGTTTCTGGAGCCGGGTCAAGGACGTGTTCGCCGCGTGA
- a CDS encoding 50S ribosomal protein L11 methyltransferase produces MSAPDRWLVLLVRLDDPDLRALAGEALVGLGAGAVQETADALVTYLAPPEDPDAFVEEARAAIADALPEGAAPELSWHWQDNEDWARTWKQGLAPRVLSPRLVVKPTWTEWDAAPGQIVLDVDPQMAFGTGEHATTRGCLRLLDRVVREGDRVLDVGSGSAILAIAAVRLGAAEAVAVEYDPDANINALENIEQNGTVGRVRIVEALAEPGMMAELGRFDLVLANILSGVIRPLLPAFRDALGGSPDGRLIVSGILLSEHADVLRDAEAAGFRMQTTDEEDEWWSALLVPVAGFHPPARAQ; encoded by the coding sequence GTGAGCGCTCCCGACCGCTGGCTCGTGCTGTTGGTGCGGCTGGACGATCCCGATCTGCGCGCGTTGGCCGGCGAGGCACTCGTCGGGCTCGGCGCCGGTGCGGTGCAGGAGACGGCCGACGCGCTGGTCACCTACCTCGCGCCGCCGGAAGACCCGGACGCGTTCGTGGAAGAGGCGCGCGCGGCCATCGCGGACGCGCTGCCGGAAGGCGCGGCGCCCGAGCTGTCGTGGCACTGGCAGGACAACGAAGACTGGGCCCGCACCTGGAAGCAGGGGCTGGCCCCGCGCGTCCTTTCGCCGCGCCTGGTGGTGAAGCCGACCTGGACGGAGTGGGACGCCGCCCCCGGCCAGATCGTGCTCGACGTGGATCCGCAGATGGCGTTCGGCACCGGGGAGCACGCTACCACGCGCGGCTGCCTCCGCCTCCTCGACCGCGTCGTGCGCGAGGGCGACCGGGTGCTGGACGTGGGCTCCGGCTCCGCGATCCTCGCCATCGCGGCGGTGCGGCTGGGCGCGGCGGAGGCGGTGGCGGTGGAGTACGATCCCGACGCCAACATCAACGCGCTGGAGAACATCGAGCAGAACGGCACCGTCGGCCGCGTTCGCATCGTGGAGGCGCTCGCCGAGCCGGGGATGATGGCGGAACTGGGGCGCTTCGACCTGGTGCTCGCCAACATCCTGAGCGGCGTCATCCGCCCGCTCCTCCCCGCCTTCCGCGACGCGCTGGGCGGCTCGCCGGACGGGCGGCTGATCGTGAGCGGCATCCTCCTAAGCGAGCACGCCGACGTCCTGCGCGACGCCGAGGCCGCCGGCTTCCGCATGCAGACCACCGACGAGGAGGACGAGTGGTGGAGCGCCCTGTTGGTGCCGGTTGCCGGCTTCCATCCACCCGCGAGAGCCCAATGA
- a CDS encoding histidine triad nucleotide-binding protein gives MNDCIFCKIAAGEIPSNLVYQDEHVVAFPDIHPAAPVHVLVVPRKHVQSVAHLGDGDLELAGRLLLAARTVAQQAGVAEAGYRVIINIGDEGGQTVPHLHLHVIGGRQLTGHGTA, from the coding sequence ATGAACGACTGCATCTTCTGCAAGATCGCCGCGGGTGAGATCCCGTCGAATCTCGTGTACCAGGACGAGCACGTCGTCGCCTTCCCGGACATCCACCCGGCGGCCCCCGTGCACGTGCTGGTGGTCCCTCGCAAGCACGTCCAATCCGTCGCCCACCTCGGTGACGGAGATCTGGAGCTCGCCGGCCGCCTCCTGCTCGCCGCGCGCACGGTCGCGCAGCAGGCGGGCGTAGCGGAAGCCGGCTACCGCGTCATCATCAACATCGGCGACGAGGGCGGCCAGACGGTGCCGCACCTGCACCTCCACGTCATCGGCGGCCGCCAGCTCACCGGCCACGGCACGGCCTGA
- a CDS encoding AIM24 family protein, translated as MAVQTVQEFVAATSQKEEARGKFEMENPYTLEVNLDGRVWCKMGAMIGYVGAVKFTRQGALEQGLGNLLKKMVTGEGTTLMKMEGRGRVYLAEAGKRIQVLNLAAGETIFVNGNDLLALEDGMSYEIKMMRRVAGMASGGLFNIRVSGPGMVAITTHYVPITLRVTPGQPVFTDPNATVAWSGDLAPGIHTDISFKTLIGRGSGESIQLRFEGNGWVVLQPYEEVYMQADSK; from the coding sequence ATGGCCGTCCAGACCGTACAGGAGTTCGTCGCCGCCACCAGCCAGAAGGAGGAGGCGCGCGGCAAGTTCGAGATGGAAAACCCGTACACCCTGGAGGTGAACCTCGACGGGCGCGTGTGGTGCAAGATGGGCGCGATGATCGGCTACGTGGGCGCCGTCAAGTTCACCCGGCAGGGGGCGCTGGAGCAGGGGCTGGGCAACCTGCTCAAGAAGATGGTGACCGGCGAGGGCACCACGCTCATGAAGATGGAAGGCCGCGGCCGCGTGTACCTGGCCGAGGCCGGCAAGCGCATCCAGGTGCTGAACCTCGCCGCGGGCGAGACCATCTTCGTGAACGGCAACGACCTGCTGGCGCTGGAAGACGGGATGAGCTACGAGATCAAGATGATGCGGCGCGTGGCGGGGATGGCCTCCGGCGGGCTCTTCAACATTCGCGTCAGCGGGCCGGGGATGGTGGCGATCACGACGCATTACGTCCCGATCACCCTGCGCGTGACGCCCGGCCAGCCCGTCTTCACCGACCCCAACGCCACGGTCGCCTGGTCCGGCGACCTGGCCCCGGGGATCCACACCGACATCTCCTTCAAGACGCTGATCGGGCGCGGCAGCGGCGAGTCGATCCAACTTCGCTTCGAGGGGAACGGCTGGGTGGTGCTGCAGCCGTACGAAGAGGTCTACATGCAGGCCGATTCGAAGTAG